In Accipiter gentilis chromosome 21, bAccGen1.1, whole genome shotgun sequence, one DNA window encodes the following:
- the LOC126049094 gene encoding protein Wnt-4-like, translating to MEMVWLYVVLIPAQHVLAVTWLYLAKQPSLREVLRDPSGCEGLPGLVEEQVRVCRRQAGAMDAVKRGAELAVEECQHQFRSRRWNCSMLQGLQVFGKVAIQGTRESAFVHAISAAGVAFAVTHACSRGELEKCGCDRKIRGVSAEGFQWSGCSDNLSYGIAFSQAFVDNPERSRGISSSRVLMNLHNNEAGRKALLAHMKVECKCHGVSGSCEVRTCWKVMPPFRKVGNVLKEKFEGATEVHPKQVGSRKLLVPKSSRFKPYTAHDLVYLLASPDFCNRDPRRGVFGTSGRRCNRTSPAMDGCELLCCGRGFHTAQEEVVERCSCKFRWCCSVKCKQCRHLVETHSCR from the exons ATGGAGATGGTGTGGCTGTACGTGGTGCTGATTCCAGCGCAGCACGTCCTTGCCGTGACCTGGCT gtACCTGGCCAAACAGCCTTCTCTGCGGGAGGTCCTCCGGGACCCCAGCGGCTGCGAGGGTCTGCCGGGGCTGGTAGAAGAGCAGGTCCGCGTTTGCCGGCGGCAGGCGGGAGCCATGGACGCGGTGAAGCGAGGTGCGGAGCTGGCCGTCGAGGAGTGCCAGCACCAGTTTCGGTCTCGCCGGTGGAACTGCTCCatgctgcaggggctgcaggtcTTCGGCAAGGTCGCCATCCAAG GCACGCGGGAGTCTGCTTTCGTCCACGCCATCTCCGCCGCCGGCGTCGCCTTTGCTGTGACTCATGCCTGCAGCCGTGGGGAGCTGGAGAAGTGTGGCTGTGACCGCAAGATCCGAGGAGTCAGCGCCGAAG gtttccaaTGGTCGGGCTGCTCTGATAACCTGTCTTACGGGATTGCCTTTTCTCAAGCCTTCGTAGACAACCCTGAGAGGAGCCGCGGCATCTCCTCCAGCCGAGTGCTCATGAACCTCCACAACAatgaggctgggaggaag GCTCTCCTGGCCCACATGAAGGTGGAGTGCAAGTGCCACGGCGTGTCGGGCTCCTGCGAGGTGCGCACGTGCTGGAAGGTCATGCCTCCCTTCCGCAAGGTGGGCAACGTCCTCAAGGAAAAGTTCGAGGGGGCGACGGAGGTTCACCCCAAACAGGTCGGTTCCCGCAAGCTCCTGGTGCCCAAGAGCTCTCGCTTCAAGCCCTACACGGCTCACGACCTGGTCTACCTGTTGGCCAGCCCAGACTTCTGCAACCGGGACCCCCGGCGCGGGGTCTTTGGCACTTCTGGCCGCCGGTGCAACCGGACATCCCCGGCCATGGACGGCTGCGAGCTCCTGTGCTGCGGCAGGGGCTTCCACACCGCccaggaggaggtggtggagcgGTGCAGCTGCAAATTTCGCTGGTGCTGCTCCGTCAAGTGCAAGCAGTGCCGGCACCTCGTGGAGACGCACAGTTGCCGCTGA